A single region of the Ziziphus jujuba cultivar Dongzao chromosome 10, ASM3175591v1 genome encodes:
- the LOC107407145 gene encoding fatty acyl-CoA reductase 3: protein MELESILKFVENKTILVTGATGFLAKIFVEKILRVQPNVKKLYLLLRASDTKSATQRLHNEVIAKDLFRPLKEKWGSNLNSLISEKLKVVAGDISREDLGLKDLSLRQEMLNQIDAIVNLAATTNFDERYDIALRLNTMGAKHVLNFAKQCPRLKVLVQVSTAYVSGEKEGLILESPYHMGETLNGTSGLDIDSEVRVMEEKLKQLQAQDLTEAAITMAMKDFGLLRAKAYGWPNTYVFTKAMGEMIVGEEKENVNVVIVRPTIVTSTYKEPFPGWVEGVRTIDSLAVGYAKGKLTCFLGDLAAVVDVIPADLVVNAIIVAMAAHGHLYLGGGSHHKHNSSIIYQVGSSVRNPVRYSNLQDYGFRYFTKKPWIGKDGKPVKVGHVTVLSSMASFRRYMTLRYLLFLKGLELVNTAFCQYFQGMYIDLNRKINFVMRLVDLYRPYLFFKGVFDDMNTERLRMAARESGIGKENEMFYFDPKGIDWEDYFMNIHIPGIVKYVFK from the exons ATGGAGTTGGAAAGCATACTCAAGTTTGTTGAAAACAAGACCATTTTAGTCACCGGTGCCACTGGCTTCCTTGCAAAGA TTTTTGTGGAGAAAATACTGAGAGTCCAACCCAATGTGAAGAAGCTCTATCTTCTCTTAAGAGCTTCTGATACCAAGTCGGCCACACAACGTTTGCATAATGAA GTGATAGCGAAGGATCTATTTAGACCGTTGAAGGAGAAATGGGGCTCAAATCTAAATTCACTTATATCGGAAAAGCTGAAAGTGGTGGCCGGAGACATCTCTCGGGAGGACTTGGGGTTGAAGGACTTGAGTTTGAGACAAGAGATGCTCAATCAAATTGACGCCATTGTTAATTTAGCTGCAACAACCAACTTCGACGAAAG aTATGATATTGCTCTTCGTCTGAATACAATGGGAGCTAAGCACGTTTTGAACTTCGCTAAGCAATGTCCAAGACTCAAGGTCTTAGTCCAAGTATCCACAG CTTATGTATCTGGAGAAAAAGAAGGACTAATACTGGAAAGCCCATATCACATGGGAGAGACACTGAATGGGACCTCTGGTCTGGACATTGATAGCGAAGTGAGAGTGATGGAGGAAAAATTGAAACAACTCCAAGCACAGGACTTAACAGAAGCAGCAATTACCATGGCTATGAAAGATTTTGGCCTTCTAAG gGCAAAGGCATATGGGTGGCCAAACACATACGTGTTCACAAAGGCAATGGGGGAGATGATTgtaggagaagaaaaagaaaatgtgaatGTGGTGATCGTACGTCCGACCATCGTTACAAGTACATACAAAGAGCCCTTTCCCGGGTGGGTTGAAGGTGTCAGAACCATTGATAGCCTTGCTGTTGGATATGCTAAAGGCAAATTGACTTGCTTTCTCGGGGACTTGGCGGCTGTCGTGGATGTg ATACCTGCTGACCTTGTGGTGAATGCAATCATAGTGGCCATGGCAGCTCATGGGCATTTGTATTTAGGTGGTGGCAGCCACCATAAGCACAATAGTAGCATAATATACCAAGTGGGATCCTCAGTGAGAAACCCTGTGAGATACTCCAATCTTCAGGATTATGGCTTTCGTTACTTCACTAAGAAACCATGGATTGGTAAGGATGGTAAGCCTGTCAAGGTTGGCCACGTCACCGTTTTGAGCTCCATGGCTAGCTTCCGCAGATACATGACCCTTCGTTACTTGCTTTTCTTGAag ggATTGGAATTGGTCAACACTGCCTTCTGTCAGTATTTCCAAGGCATGTACATTGATCTCAATAGAAAGATCAATTTTGTCATGCGATTGGTGGATCTCTACCGCCCATATTTGTTCTTCAAGGGCGT TTTCGACGACATGAACACAGAGAGGTTGCGAATGGCAGCAAGAGAAAGTGGGATTGGGAAAGAGAATGAAATGTTCTACTTCGACCCCAAGGGCATCGATTGGGAAGACTACTTCATGAACATTCATATTCCTGGAATCGTCAAATACGTTTTCAAATGA